One genomic window of Niveibacterium sp. SC-1 includes the following:
- a CDS encoding RidA family protein, which translates to MSRIENALKDLGLQLPTPPTPIANFLPFRRHGELVFLAGQICEWNGALPYEGKLGREFDLAAGKAAAQLCALNLLACLKLACEGDLDRVKCCIRVGGFVNCEGDFGAVPMVINGASDLFVTLMGEDGRHARTAVGVASLPRRAAVEVEAIFEIA; encoded by the coding sequence ATGAGCCGAATCGAGAACGCCCTGAAGGACCTGGGCCTGCAACTGCCCACGCCGCCCACGCCGATCGCCAACTTCCTGCCCTTCCGCCGCCACGGCGAGCTGGTCTTTCTCGCCGGGCAGATCTGCGAATGGAATGGCGCGCTGCCTTACGAGGGCAAGCTTGGTCGCGAATTCGACCTCGCGGCGGGCAAGGCGGCCGCACAGCTCTGCGCGCTCAACCTGCTGGCTTGCCTCAAGCTCGCCTGCGAAGGCGACCTGGACCGGGTGAAGTGCTGCATCCGCGTGGGTGGCTTCGTCAATTGCGAGGGGGATTTCGGCGCCGTGCCCATGGTGATCAACGGCGCCTCGGATCTCTTCGTCACCCTGATGGGCGAAGACGGCCGCCATGCGCGCACCGCGGTGGGCGTGGCCTCGCTACCGCGACGCGCGGCGGTGGAAGTCGAAGCGATCTTCGAGATCGCCTGA
- a CDS encoding gamma-glutamyltransferase family protein has protein sequence MRDFALPGRSPVYASQAAVATSHPLASTTALEVLHRGGNAVDAAIAAVAVLGIAEPQMTGIGGDCFALYLPRGATTPIALNGSGHAPRAADASWYHERGIAAIDPVSAHSVTIPGAVAAWCRLLEDHGSRGLDELLQPAISAAEHGVPVAPRVAYDWMHEAHLLRDPVTRACFLPEGKAPAVGSLHRQPQMAATLREIARHGAAGFYQGWVMEDMLACLRGHGGLHAAEDFADIRPEYVTPIQTRYRGHDVFECPPSGQGLGVLMMLNVLAGFDLSEGALSAADRVHLLAEVNKLAYAHRDALFADPAHAPVPVAELLGEEWARSQRARLRMNEARTPIVWPAVAHKDTVYLCVVDRDGNAISFINSIFHPFGSTLTAPKSGVLLQNRGAGFSLAPGHPNLIAPGKRPLHTIIPGMLMKDGLPVAPFGVMGGQYQAAGHVALLSNLLDRGMDVQAALDAPRSFAFGGALELESGWAPELDAALQARGHVVTRPGKPIGGGQAIWVDQARGLLIAGSDPRKDGCALGY, from the coding sequence ATGAGAGATTTCGCCCTGCCCGGCCGCTCGCCGGTCTACGCCAGCCAGGCGGCCGTCGCCACCTCGCATCCGCTCGCCAGCACCACGGCACTGGAAGTCCTGCATCGCGGCGGCAACGCGGTGGATGCGGCGATCGCCGCGGTCGCGGTGCTCGGCATCGCCGAACCGCAGATGACCGGCATCGGCGGCGACTGCTTCGCGCTCTACCTGCCGCGCGGCGCGACCACACCGATCGCGCTCAATGGCTCCGGCCATGCGCCGCGTGCGGCCGATGCGAGCTGGTATCACGAGCGCGGCATCGCGGCGATCGACCCCGTCAGCGCGCATTCGGTGACGATCCCCGGCGCGGTCGCGGCCTGGTGCCGACTGCTGGAGGACCACGGCAGCCGCGGCCTCGACGAACTCCTGCAACCGGCGATTAGCGCCGCCGAACACGGCGTGCCGGTGGCGCCGCGCGTGGCCTACGACTGGATGCACGAAGCGCATCTGCTCCGCGACCCGGTGACCCGCGCCTGTTTCCTGCCCGAGGGCAAGGCGCCCGCGGTCGGCAGCCTGCACCGCCAGCCGCAGATGGCCGCCACCCTGCGCGAGATCGCGCGCCACGGCGCCGCCGGCTTCTACCAGGGCTGGGTGATGGAGGACATGCTGGCCTGCCTGCGCGGCCACGGCGGCCTGCATGCGGCCGAGGACTTCGCCGACATCCGGCCGGAATACGTGACGCCGATCCAGACGCGATACCGCGGCCACGACGTCTTCGAATGCCCGCCCAGCGGACAGGGCCTGGGCGTGCTGATGATGCTCAACGTGCTGGCCGGCTTCGATCTTTCCGAAGGCGCGCTCTCCGCCGCCGACCGGGTGCATCTCCTGGCCGAGGTGAACAAGCTCGCCTATGCGCATCGCGATGCGCTCTTCGCCGATCCGGCCCATGCGCCGGTGCCGGTGGCAGAACTCCTGGGCGAGGAGTGGGCGCGCAGCCAGCGCGCCCGGCTGCGGATGAACGAGGCGCGCACGCCGATCGTATGGCCGGCGGTCGCGCACAAGGACACGGTGTATCTGTGCGTGGTCGACCGGGACGGCAACGCGATCTCCTTCATCAACTCGATCTTCCATCCCTTCGGCAGCACGCTCACCGCGCCGAAGAGCGGCGTGCTGCTACAGAACCGCGGCGCCGGCTTCTCGCTCGCGCCGGGGCATCCGAACCTGATCGCGCCGGGCAAGCGGCCGCTGCACACCATCATCCCCGGCATGCTGATGAAGGACGGTCTGCCGGTCGCGCCCTTCGGCGTGATGGGTGGCCAGTACCAGGCGGCCGGCCATGTGGCGCTGCTGTCCAACCTGCTCGATCGCGGCATGGATGTGCAGGCCGCGCTGGACGCGCCACGCAGCTTCGCCTTCGGCGGTGCGCTGGAACTGGAGTCGGGCTGGGCGCCGGAACTCGATGCCGCCCTGCAGGCCAGGGGCCATGTCGTCACCCGGCCGGGCAAGCCGATCGGCGGCGGGCAGGCGATCTGGGTCGACCAGGCACGCGGCCTGCTGATCGCGGGTTCCGATCCGCGCAAGGATGGCTGCGCGCTGGGTTACTGA
- a CDS encoding TetR/AcrR family transcriptional regulator, whose protein sequence is MPSTKTSSRSATAAKKPAATKVKTTAKTVTRGASAAKTTAAKAATATKKPVAAGKPASKSAAAAKPVRTRNGDTRERLLKTAIREFSAKGMSGARIDTIASRAKANVRMVYHYFGSKEALYLEVLEHTLAKLRAEEMQVDVSTVAPLEGVIRLFDFIDSHFTAHPELMSLLSSENLNRAQFLKRSTRIPEMSSPVLAALRTLLARGAAEGSLRAGVDPLHLYVTLVSLAYFHKSNGYTLSRIFQQDLHAPDWQAAHREQAHQMLLAYLQAPTIPATPAARRRALTV, encoded by the coding sequence ATGCCCAGTACCAAGACCTCATCGCGTAGCGCGACGGCAGCGAAGAAGCCCGCAGCCACCAAGGTGAAAACGACCGCGAAGACCGTGACCCGCGGGGCGAGCGCCGCAAAGACGACCGCCGCCAAAGCAGCCACTGCGACGAAGAAGCCGGTCGCCGCGGGCAAGCCCGCCTCGAAGTCCGCGGCTGCCGCAAAGCCTGTGCGCACCCGCAATGGCGACACCCGCGAACGCCTGCTCAAGACCGCGATCCGCGAGTTCTCCGCCAAGGGCATGTCGGGCGCGCGCATCGACACCATCGCGAGTCGCGCCAAGGCAAACGTGCGCATGGTCTATCACTACTTCGGCAGCAAGGAGGCGCTCTATCTCGAGGTGCTGGAGCACACCCTGGCCAAGCTGCGGGCCGAGGAAATGCAGGTGGACGTCAGCACCGTGGCGCCGCTGGAAGGCGTGATCCGGCTCTTCGATTTCATCGACAGCCACTTCACCGCGCATCCGGAACTCATGAGCCTGCTCTCCTCCGAGAACCTCAACCGCGCGCAGTTCCTCAAGCGCTCGACACGCATCCCGGAGATGTCCTCGCCGGTGCTGGCCGCCCTGCGCACCTTGCTTGCGCGCGGCGCGGCCGAGGGCAGCCTGCGCGCCGGCGTCGACCCGCTGCATCTCTACGTGACGCTCGTGAGCCTCGCCTACTTCCACAAGTCCAACGGCTACACGCTCTCGCGCATCTTCCAGCAGGACCTGCATGCGCCGGACTGGCAGGCAGCGCATCGCGAACAGGCACACCAGATGTTGCTCGCCTACCTGCAGGCCCCCACGATTCCGGCCACGCCGGCCGCGCGCCGCCGCGCGCTCACCGTCTGA
- a CDS encoding polysaccharide deacetylase family protein, translating into MPLRPLRSHERFRYRAIHNRPQYEWPGGKRLALYIGFNVEHFEFGSGRGARLCPSSEPDVLNHSWREYGNRVGAWRCLELFDTLGLPTGAILNTSLYEHSPELLAALRERGDEFIAHGHTNADSQHDFERETERELIADCHARMSAAGTPPRGWLSPWIAESHHTPDLLAQQGFAYTLNWCHDDQPMPMRTAHGTLWSVPYPQEINDIPMIVGRQMDMPDFCRMIEDQFEEMLRQSATQPLVMGIALHPYLVGQPHRLKHLRQTLTRLAYQGEAWWSTPGRILDHLLALPESRELEAQA; encoded by the coding sequence ATGCCCCTGCGACCCCTGCGTAGCCACGAGCGCTTCCGCTACCGCGCGATCCACAACCGGCCGCAATACGAATGGCCGGGCGGCAAGCGGCTCGCGCTCTACATCGGCTTCAACGTCGAGCACTTCGAGTTCGGCAGCGGGCGCGGTGCGCGGCTGTGTCCCTCGAGCGAACCGGACGTGCTCAACCATTCCTGGCGCGAGTACGGCAACCGCGTCGGGGCCTGGCGTTGCCTCGAACTCTTCGACACGCTCGGTCTGCCCACCGGCGCGATCCTCAACACCAGCCTCTACGAGCACAGCCCGGAACTGCTCGCGGCCCTGCGCGAACGCGGTGACGAGTTCATCGCCCACGGCCACACCAATGCCGACAGCCAGCACGACTTCGAACGCGAGACCGAGCGCGAGCTGATCGCCGACTGCCATGCGCGCATGAGCGCCGCCGGCACGCCGCCGCGCGGCTGGCTCTCGCCCTGGATCGCGGAGAGCCATCACACGCCGGACCTGCTCGCGCAACAGGGCTTCGCCTACACGCTCAACTGGTGCCACGACGACCAGCCGATGCCGATGCGCACTGCCCACGGCACGCTCTGGTCCGTGCCCTATCCGCAGGAGATCAACGACATCCCGATGATCGTGGGTCGCCAGATGGACATGCCGGACTTCTGCCGCATGATCGAAGACCAGTTCGAGGAGATGCTGCGCCAGAGCGCCACGCAGCCGCTGGTGATGGGCATCGCGCTGCATCCCTACCTCGTTGGCCAGCCGCACCGGCTCAAGCACCTGCGCCAGACCCTGACCCGGCTCGCCTACCAGGGCGAGGCCTGGTGGAGCACGCCCGGCCGCATTCTCGATCATCTGCTTGCCCTGCCCGAAAGCCGGGAACTCGAAGCCCAGGCCTGA
- a CDS encoding amidase: MTAAASPRIDPWGALRSSASAAPSVREGPLAGLRFVVKDLIDIAGEVTGGGNPDWARTHGAATRSAPVVEALLAASARYAGKAHTDELAFSLEGENAHTGTPINPRYPALLPGGSSSGSAVAVAAGLADFALGTDTGGSVRVPASFCGIPGFRPSHGVLSLEGVLPFAPGYDSIGWFAATPALLRRVGDVLLPSSGDRTLGRLLLAEDVFALCEPDCAAALRVIAEAWKVEGTVRAFAADWQAAAECYRVLQGGEIRDELGPWIRAARPHFGENIAPRFADALAITDEEIAAQRPVRAHFAAHLHTLLGEDGVLVLPTCEGRPLRRDSDGAARGRFYPRALAINALAGHAGLPQITLPVVELEGEPLGLSLIGPRNSDRALLALAERVWRQHTGETAHRISDAPATPA; the protein is encoded by the coding sequence ATGACGGCAGCGGCATCGCCTCGCATCGATCCCTGGGGCGCGCTGCGCTCCTCTGCGTCCGCTGCGCCATCGGTAAGGGAGGGTCCGCTCGCGGGCCTGCGCTTCGTGGTGAAGGACCTGATCGATATAGCAGGCGAAGTCACCGGCGGTGGCAATCCGGACTGGGCGCGCACGCATGGCGCCGCCACGCGCTCGGCACCGGTGGTGGAAGCACTGCTTGCCGCCAGCGCGCGGTACGCGGGCAAGGCCCATACCGACGAACTCGCCTTCAGCCTGGAAGGCGAGAACGCGCACACCGGCACGCCGATCAATCCGCGCTATCCGGCGCTGCTGCCGGGCGGCTCTTCCAGCGGCTCGGCCGTCGCGGTGGCGGCGGGCCTCGCCGACTTCGCCCTGGGCACGGACACCGGTGGCTCGGTGCGCGTGCCGGCGAGCTTCTGCGGCATCCCCGGCTTCCGTCCCAGCCACGGGGTGCTGTCGCTGGAAGGCGTGCTGCCCTTCGCACCGGGCTACGACAGCATCGGCTGGTTCGCCGCCACGCCCGCACTACTGCGCCGGGTCGGCGACGTGCTGCTGCCATCGTCCGGCGACCGGACGCTCGGCCGCCTGTTGCTCGCCGAAGACGTGTTCGCCCTTTGCGAGCCGGACTGTGCAGCGGCGTTGCGCGTGATTGCCGAAGCCTGGAAAGTTGAAGGCACCGTGCGCGCCTTCGCGGCGGACTGGCAGGCGGCGGCCGAGTGCTACCGCGTGCTGCAGGGCGGCGAGATCCGCGATGAGCTCGGCCCCTGGATCCGCGCCGCGCGGCCGCACTTCGGCGAGAACATCGCGCCGCGTTTCGCCGATGCGCTGGCGATCACCGACGAGGAGATCGCTGCCCAGCGTCCGGTGCGCGCGCATTTCGCCGCGCATCTGCATACGCTGCTGGGCGAGGACGGCGTGCTGGTGCTGCCGACCTGCGAGGGCCGGCCGCTGCGCCGCGATTCGGACGGCGCGGCCCGCGGCCGCTTCTACCCGCGCGCGCTGGCGATCAATGCCCTGGCCGGCCATGCCGGCCTGCCGCAGATCACGCTGCCGGTGGTCGAGCTGGAAGGCGAACCACTCGGGCTCTCCCTGATCGGACCACGCAACAGCGACCGCGCGCTCCTGGCACTCGCGGAGCGAGTTTGGCGTCAACATACGGGCGAGACCGCCCACAGGATTTCCGATGCCCCTGCGACCCCTGCGTAG
- a CDS encoding cysteine hydrolase has translation MSERDPAPAAGGYLGAGVNTRWQATREHVDMALAGPPPRPLRLSAAPQDVTLDLARSAIVVIDMQNDFCAKGGWVDYLGADYTPDRAPIAPLQRLLPVLRTAGVPVIWVNWGNRPDLANMPPNQIHLYKNSGSGIGLGDPLPGSGARVLEKDSWAAAIVDELEPAPQDIKVDKYRISGFWDTPLDSILRNLGIRSLLFAGVNTDQCVLHSLTDANFLGYGCVMLEDCCATSSPDFCTEATIWNVKKCFGFVTDSQTVIRALEGGA, from the coding sequence ATGTCTGAAAGAGACCCCGCCCCCGCCGCCGGCGGCTACCTCGGCGCCGGTGTGAACACCCGCTGGCAGGCCACCCGCGAACACGTGGACATGGCGCTCGCAGGCCCGCCGCCACGGCCCTTGCGGCTCTCCGCCGCACCGCAGGATGTCACCCTCGATCTCGCGCGCAGCGCGATCGTGGTGATCGACATGCAGAACGACTTCTGCGCCAAAGGCGGCTGGGTCGACTACCTGGGCGCGGACTACACGCCGGACCGCGCCCCGATTGCACCACTTCAGCGCTTGCTGCCCGTTCTTCGCACCGCGGGCGTGCCGGTGATCTGGGTGAACTGGGGCAACCGGCCCGACCTCGCCAACATGCCGCCCAACCAGATCCATCTCTACAAGAATTCGGGCAGCGGCATCGGCCTGGGCGACCCGCTGCCCGGCAGCGGCGCGCGGGTGCTGGAGAAGGATTCCTGGGCCGCGGCGATCGTCGATGAACTCGAACCGGCCCCACAGGACATCAAGGTGGACAAGTACCGGATCAGCGGTTTCTGGGACACGCCGCTGGACAGCATCCTGCGCAACCTGGGCATCCGCAGCCTGCTCTTCGCGGGGGTGAACACCGACCAGTGCGTGCTGCACTCGCTCACCGACGCCAACTTCCTCGGCTACGGCTGCGTGATGCTGGAGGACTGCTGCGCCACCAGCTCGCCGGACTTCTGCACCGAGGCCACGATCTGGAACGTCAAGAAGTGCTTCGGCTTCGTCACCGATTCGCAGACCGTGATCCGCGCGCTGGAAGGCGGCGCATGA
- a CDS encoding BMP family protein, with protein sequence MKAPAAAFVPSSRPAARALALAFCSFAGAYAIGAQAADPLKVGVLIPGSKSDKGWMESGYDGLVAAQKEFGDKVKVQMIENINYADMEQALTSLASKNQLVIGIGGQTQAALLKVAKRFPKTKFSIVGGNKGESLPNVAGYDVKQAEIAFVAGAAAAMLSKTGAVSYVGGMEIPSIVNAGKEFGLGAKYINPNIKYFENYTGDFDNVAKAKEATLAAISQGADVHYHILNLGLRGMEQAAKDKNTKIIGSYTDRCGSDPLYTAYSITGVGYQVEYAIKEAVGGTWKAGYKPFGLAMGPKASDMVVCGATPEVKQKLQAIEQDILNGKIKVLEG encoded by the coding sequence ATGAAAGCCCCAGCCGCCGCCTTTGTCCCCTCTTCTCGCCCTGCCGCCCGCGCCCTTGCGCTGGCCTTCTGTTCTTTCGCTGGCGCCTACGCGATCGGCGCGCAGGCCGCCGATCCGCTCAAGGTCGGCGTGCTGATCCCCGGCTCCAAGTCGGACAAGGGCTGGATGGAGTCCGGCTACGACGGCCTGGTCGCCGCGCAGAAGGAGTTCGGCGACAAGGTGAAGGTGCAGATGATCGAGAACATCAACTACGCCGACATGGAGCAGGCGCTCACCAGTCTGGCGAGCAAGAACCAGCTGGTGATCGGCATCGGCGGGCAGACGCAGGCTGCGCTGCTCAAGGTGGCCAAGCGCTTCCCCAAGACCAAGTTTTCGATTGTCGGCGGCAACAAGGGCGAGAGCCTGCCCAATGTGGCGGGCTACGACGTGAAGCAGGCGGAGATCGCCTTCGTCGCCGGCGCGGCCGCGGCCATGCTCTCCAAGACCGGCGCGGTGAGCTATGTAGGCGGGATGGAGATTCCCTCCATCGTGAACGCGGGCAAGGAGTTCGGCCTGGGCGCGAAGTACATCAACCCGAACATCAAGTACTTCGAGAACTACACCGGCGACTTCGACAACGTGGCCAAGGCCAAGGAAGCCACGCTCGCCGCGATCTCGCAGGGCGCCGATGTGCACTACCACATTCTCAACCTCGGCCTGCGCGGCATGGAGCAGGCGGCCAAGGACAAGAACACCAAGATCATCGGCAGCTACACCGATCGCTGCGGCAGCGACCCGCTCTACACGGCCTACAGCATCACCGGCGTGGGCTACCAGGTCGAGTACGCGATCAAGGAAGCGGTGGGCGGCACCTGGAAGGCGGGCTACAAGCCTTTCGGCCTGGCGATGGGTCCCAAGGCCTCCGACATGGTGGTCTGCGGCGCGACGCCCGAGGTGAAGCAGAAGCTGCAGGCGATCGAACAGGACATCCTCAACGGCAAGATCAAGGTGCTGGAAGGCTGA
- a CDS encoding ABC transporter ATP-binding protein yields MNAPAPSVLAAAAPPDAAPAQPLLELRGVSKSFGSLKVLREISLRLMPGEVHCLLGENGAGKSTLCNLIFGVHQPDAGEMLIAGVPHAPARPADALASGIAMVHQHFSLVPDLTVVDNLLLGQARGVLDRKACAERVRALVKDYGLALDPFARIDELSVGERQRVEIVKCLMREPRLLVLDEPTAVLLPDEIAALLVLCRKVAERGCAVVLVTHKLAEIKQVADRATVLRGGKVVAESDAPARDIDGLVRAMIQRELGGPAAAMLGVGEARERREIVRDLANEALQVNGLSVVDAQGVTRLDNFTVVVSRGEIVGVAGVEGNGQSELAAALAGMAKVSNGRFYVEGRDLTEASPAEITAAGVGVVPEDRHEVGCITAMSVADNLHLNRLGEFRRWGLLQRGALRSRSVELMQRFDVRAASADVPFSALSGGNQQKAVLARELTLPQLRFLLAAQPTRGLDVGAVEAVYGHIRAACEQGVGVMLISSELDELLAVADRIVVLYRGRIMGECVAEPAAREHIGALMAGHGS; encoded by the coding sequence ATGAACGCGCCCGCCCCCTCCGTCCTGGCCGCCGCCGCACCACCGGACGCGGCACCCGCACAGCCGCTGCTGGAACTGCGCGGCGTCTCGAAGAGCTTCGGCAGCCTCAAGGTGCTGCGCGAGATCTCGCTGCGCCTGATGCCGGGCGAGGTGCACTGCCTGCTGGGCGAGAACGGGGCGGGCAAGTCGACCCTGTGCAACCTGATCTTCGGGGTGCACCAGCCCGACGCGGGCGAGATGCTGATCGCCGGCGTGCCGCATGCGCCGGCGCGTCCCGCCGATGCGCTGGCCAGCGGCATCGCGATGGTGCACCAGCACTTTTCCCTGGTGCCCGACCTCACCGTTGTGGACAACCTGCTGCTCGGCCAGGCCCGTGGCGTGCTGGACCGCAAGGCCTGCGCGGAGCGGGTCCGGGCGCTGGTGAAGGACTACGGGCTTGCGCTCGATCCCTTCGCGCGCATCGACGAGCTGTCGGTGGGCGAGCGCCAGCGGGTGGAGATCGTCAAATGCCTGATGCGCGAGCCGCGCCTCCTGGTGCTGGACGAGCCCACGGCGGTGCTGCTGCCCGACGAGATCGCCGCCCTGCTGGTGCTCTGCCGCAAGGTGGCCGAGCGCGGCTGCGCGGTGGTGCTGGTGACCCACAAGCTCGCCGAGATCAAGCAGGTCGCCGACCGCGCCACGGTGCTGCGCGGTGGCAAGGTGGTGGCGGAATCCGATGCGCCGGCGCGTGACATCGACGGTCTTGTCCGCGCGATGATCCAGCGCGAGCTGGGTGGCCCCGCCGCGGCGATGCTCGGCGTGGGCGAGGCACGCGAACGGCGCGAGATCGTCCGTGATCTCGCCAACGAAGCCCTGCAGGTCAACGGCCTCTCGGTGGTCGACGCGCAGGGCGTGACGCGGCTCGATAACTTCACGGTGGTGGTGAGCCGCGGCGAGATCGTCGGCGTCGCCGGTGTGGAGGGCAACGGCCAGAGCGAACTCGCCGCCGCGCTCGCGGGCATGGCGAAGGTGAGCAACGGCCGCTTCTATGTCGAGGGTCGCGACCTCACCGAGGCGAGCCCTGCCGAGATCACCGCCGCTGGCGTCGGCGTGGTGCCGGAGGACCGACATGAGGTCGGCTGCATCACCGCGATGAGCGTGGCCGACAACCTGCACCTGAACCGGCTCGGCGAATTCCGCCGCTGGGGCCTCCTGCAACGTGGCGCGCTGCGCAGCCGCAGCGTCGAACTGATGCAGCGCTTCGACGTACGCGCCGCGAGTGCCGACGTCCCCTTCTCCGCGCTCTCCGGCGGCAACCAGCAGAAGGCGGTGCTGGCGCGCGAACTCACGCTGCCCCAGCTGCGCTTCCTGCTCGCCGCGCAGCCGACGCGCGGCCTCGACGTGGGCGCGGTGGAGGCGGTCTATGGCCATATCCGCGCGGCCTGCGAGCAGGGCGTGGGCGTGATGCTGATCTCTTCCGAACTCGACGAACTGCTCGCGGTAGCCGACCGCATCGTCGTGCTCTACCGCGGCCGGATCATGGGGGAGTGCGTGGCCGAACCCGCCGCCCGTGAACACATCGGCGCCCTCATGGCAGGACACGGATCATGA
- a CDS encoding ABC transporter permease — translation MTKTLSLNALSLNRLGVSVGIPLAAVLLALALGALLVLAIGVPVGEALAAFADGAWGSDYAIAASINRALAFSLVGFGFVLAARANLTNVGGEGQIAVGGMLATAMSLYGGAAQLPGPLAWIAPLAVAALGGALWGALAGVLKAKAGTNEVISTLLLSFIAVWLLYWSVQSEALLRQPMNNSATLPESLEIPELTRLPLLTGDAGFPLHVGLPIAIVLALVVAVVLARSVFGFQLRAVGLNPVAARKAGIPLTRSIVAAMALAGALGGLAGGFMLQGDQYVLKAGFSSGYGFDGLVVGLLARGSIPGVIAGALLFGFMRSGGINLEMSANVPTALVGVIQGLIILLLAAAAFWIERKESAR, via the coding sequence ATGACCAAGACGCTTTCCCTCAACGCGCTCTCCCTCAACCGGCTCGGCGTCTCGGTCGGCATTCCGCTCGCCGCGGTCCTCCTGGCGCTCGCGCTGGGTGCGCTGCTGGTGCTCGCGATCGGCGTGCCGGTGGGCGAGGCACTGGCTGCCTTCGCCGATGGCGCCTGGGGCTCGGACTACGCGATCGCCGCGTCGATCAACCGGGCGCTGGCTTTCTCGCTGGTGGGCTTCGGTTTCGTGCTCGCCGCGCGCGCCAACCTCACCAACGTCGGCGGCGAAGGCCAGATCGCGGTCGGCGGCATGCTTGCCACCGCGATGAGCCTCTACGGGGGTGCGGCCCAGTTGCCCGGACCACTCGCCTGGATCGCGCCGCTCGCCGTCGCGGCGCTGGGCGGCGCACTCTGGGGCGCGCTGGCCGGCGTGCTCAAGGCCAAGGCCGGCACCAACGAAGTCATCAGTACCCTGCTGCTCTCCTTCATCGCGGTCTGGCTGCTCTACTGGAGCGTGCAGTCCGAGGCGCTGCTGCGCCAGCCGATGAACAACTCGGCGACCCTGCCCGAATCGCTGGAGATCCCCGAGCTCACGCGTCTGCCCTTGCTCACCGGCGACGCCGGCTTCCCGCTGCATGTGGGCCTGCCGATCGCGATCGTGCTGGCGCTGGTGGTGGCGGTGGTGCTGGCGCGCAGCGTCTTCGGCTTCCAGTTGCGCGCGGTCGGCCTCAACCCGGTGGCGGCGCGCAAGGCCGGCATCCCGCTGACGCGCAGCATCGTCGCGGCGATGGCGCTGGCCGGTGCGCTCGGCGGTCTCGCGGGTGGCTTCATGCTGCAGGGCGACCAGTACGTGCTCAAGGCGGGCTTCTCCTCCGGCTACGGTTTCGATGGCCTGGTCGTCGGCCTGCTCGCGCGCGGTTCCATCCCCGGCGTGATCGCCGGCGCACTGCTCTTCGGCTTCATGCGCTCGGGCGGCATCAACCTCGAGATGAGCGCCAACGTCCCCACGGCCCTGGTCGGCGTGATCCAGGGCCTGATCATCCTCCTGCTGGCGGCCGCCGCCTTCTGGATCGAGCGCAAGGAATCCGCACGATGA
- a CDS encoding ABC transporter permease → MSPEILAVFCGSTVRLAAPLFLAATGELVSERAGVLNMSVEGMMLTGAFAGAVGSWATGNPMLGLIIGVIAVIPVALLQAFLSNTLRANQIVTGIGINILVLGATTLAYREIFGARSRSEIPGLAKWAPPGLGELPVFGEALFRQTWLLYLGLALIALTAWVLARTALGLSIHACGVAPKAADKSGLSVTRTRYAAVLFTGIMSALAGCFLSIGDIHTFTEGMTSGAGYLAIAAVIFGNWKIGRTLLACLLFGAATALQFQLPALGIEVPNALLIMLPYLLALLAVGGLVGRQTAPAALTVPWRA, encoded by the coding sequence ATGAGCCCCGAAATCCTCGCCGTCTTCTGCGGCTCCACCGTGCGCCTGGCCGCCCCGCTCTTCCTCGCCGCCACCGGCGAACTGGTGAGCGAGCGCGCCGGGGTGCTCAACATGAGCGTGGAAGGGATGATGCTCACCGGTGCCTTCGCCGGCGCGGTGGGTTCCTGGGCCACGGGCAACCCGATGCTGGGTCTGATCATCGGCGTGATCGCGGTGATCCCGGTCGCGCTGCTGCAGGCCTTCCTCAGCAACACCCTGCGTGCCAACCAGATCGTCACCGGCATCGGCATCAACATCCTGGTGCTGGGCGCGACCACGCTCGCTTACCGCGAAATCTTCGGTGCGCGTTCGCGCAGCGAGATCCCCGGCCTGGCGAAGTGGGCACCGCCCGGCCTGGGCGAGCTTCCCGTGTTCGGCGAGGCGCTGTTCCGGCAGACCTGGTTGCTCTACCTGGGGCTCGCCCTGATCGCGCTCACCGCCTGGGTGCTGGCGCGCACGGCGCTGGGGCTTTCCATCCATGCCTGCGGCGTCGCGCCCAAGGCGGCGGACAAGTCGGGCCTCTCGGTCACCCGCACGCGCTACGCGGCGGTGCTCTTCACCGGGATCATGTCGGCGCTGGCGGGCTGCTTCCTTTCCATCGGCGACATCCACACCTTCACCGAGGGCATGACCAGCGGCGCGGGCTATCTCGCGATCGCGGCGGTGATCTTCGGCAACTGGAAGATCGGCCGCACGCTCCTCGCCTGCCTGCTCTTCGGCGCGGCCACCGCGCTGCAATTCCAGCTCCCGGCCCTGGGCATTGAAGTGCCCAATGCGCTCCTGATCATGCTGCCCTACCTGCTCGCGCTCCTGGCGGTCGGCGGGTTGGTCGGGCGGCAGACCGCGCCTGCGGCACTCACGGTGCCGTGGCGAGCCTGA